The segment TCGCCTTGCCGCACGTGAGAGCTTCGCGGCCGAGCGCGCCACGCGCGACGCGGCGCTCGACGCCGTGCGCAAGGGCCGACGCATCGCCGCGATCGTCCTGAAGCCCGGCTTCGGCGACGCCTCGTCGCGCATGTTCCACGGCGTGCCGCCCGAGATCGAACTGATCACCGATCCCGGCCGTCGGGCCGAGCGGGGCATGCTCGAAGGGTTGCTCATGCAGCAGGGCGCCGAGCGGCTCCAGGCGTTGTTCGACGATCCGTCGGCGAGCCGCGGCAGCGTACAGCAGGCGCGGGACCAACTGCGCAAGGCCGGACCCGCGGCGGCCAACCCGGCGCTCGACACATTCCTCGACCAGCTCGATACGTTCCTCGCCACGTCTGGTGCCGCGACACCATCGGCAGGCACCGGTAACGGTCAGGGATGGTCGCCGCTGCGCATCACGTTCGCTGACATCGATCGCGAGCGGCAGGAGCCGCGCAACGGGTACGACGTGGCGTTTCCGCAGGCGATGCTGTGGGCGATCTTCGGGTGCGTGATGGCGTTCGGCACGACGTTCGTGTCCGAGCGCGTGCGCGGTACGCTCGTGCGACTGCAGGTGTCGCCCGCCACGCGCACGCAGGTGCTGGCCGGCAAGTCGCTCGCCGCCATGCTCGCGATCGTCATCGTCCAGTGCATGCTGCTGGCGCTGGGCGTGGTGGGCTTCGGCGTGCGGCCCGTGTCGTGGGTGCTCCTGGTGCCGGCGCTCGTGTGTACGGCGGCGGCGTTTGTCGGCATCATCCTGCTGCTGGCGTCGATGTCGCGCAGCGAGCATGGCATCGGCGGCATGGGCCCGGCGGTGATGATGCCCCTGTTCATGGCCGGCGGCGCGATGGTCCCGCTCATCTTCATGCCGCCGTGGCTGGCGAGCGTGGGCTACCTGAGCCCCGTGCGCTGGGCGATTCTGGCGCTCGAAGGCGCGATCTGGCGCGGCTTCACGGTACTCGACATGCTGCTGCCGTGTGCGATCCTGTTGCTCGTCGCGGCCGTCACGTTCGTCATCGGTATCAGACGGCAGGACGCTGACTGATCCCACGGCTTTTTCCGGAGTCATCGATGTCCAACACTGACAAGGGCTATGCGCATCCGGAGGCACTCGTCTCCACCGAGTGGCTCGCGGCGCACCTGACCGATCCAGGCGTTCGCGTGATCGAGTCCAACGAAGATCCCCTCGTGTATCCGTCGGGACACATTCCCGGCGCCGTGCAGATCGACTGGACCACGGATCTGAACGATCCACTCACGCGCGACTACATCGACGCCGGCGCGTTCGCCGCGCTGATGGCGCGCTCGGGGATCACGCCGGACACGACGGTCGTGCTGTATGGCGATCGCAACAACTGGTGGGCGTGCTACGCGTTCTGGGTGTTCCAGTTGTTCGGCCACGCCAACGCGCGGATCCTCGACGGCGGACGGCTCAAGTGGGAGAAGGAAGGGCGTACGCTCACGCGCGCGGTGCCCGCACACGCGCCCACGGCGTATCCGGTGCCGTCGGCGCGCCAGGACGGGGCGCACCGGGCCTTCAGGGATCAGGTGCTGCGGCACAGCGAGGCCGGCGGGCAGCTTGTCGACGTGCGATCGCCCGACGAGTACACGGGCGCGAAGCTGCACATGCCGGAGTATCCGCAGGAAGGCGCGATGCGTGGCGGCCACATCCCCGGCGCGAAGAGCGTCCCGTGGGCCCGCGCGATCAATCCCGATGACGGAACCTTCAGGACGGCCGAAGAACTGAAGGCGATCTATCTCGGCGAGAAGCATCTCGATCCGTCGAAGGAGACCATCGCCTACTGCCGCATCGGCGAACGTAGCAGCCACACGTGGTTCACGCTGAAGTACCTCCTCGGCTTCGACAACATCAGGAACTACGACGGCAGCTGGACCGAGTGGGGCAATCTCGTCGGCGTGCCCGTGGCAAAGGGACCCGAGAGCGCATGACCAGCGCGGAGAAGCTGCAGGACCTCCAGGAGACGCTGGACATGTTTGCCGACCCGTCCGGCAGGGCCGAACTGCTGATCGGGTTCTCGGACACGTTCCGCGAAGTGCCGACGGATGTGGCCACGCGGCCGTTCCCGAAGAGTCACCAGGTGCCGCAGTGCGAGTCCGAAGCGTACGTGTGGGCTGACGTATCGCCTGCCGGCACGCTGCAGTTGCACTTTGCCGTGGAGAACCCGAGCGGCGTGTCGGCGCGGGCGCTGGCCGTGATTCTCGACTCGGTCTATTCCGGCCAGCCCGCCGAAGACATCCTCACCCTCGACGCCGACATCGTCGAACGCGTGTTCCGCCAGAACATCTCGATGGGCAAGGGCCTGGGCCTGAAGTCGATGGTCCTCGCCGCGCAGGCCCTCACCCGCGACGCCCTCAAGCGCCGGACATCCTGATGAAGTGAACGGGCCTTGGCCGTTCGGCACCCCGTTCGCGCCAACCACTTGTGGCACCATGAGCGGGTGAACTCTCTCCAACCGGACTCTCCGATCCCTGCGGGCGCCGCCGATGGTGCGCGGTTGACCGCCGCGCAGGAGGCCTGGGTCCGTCACAGCGAGTCCCTCTGGCGCAAGGCGCACGCCATCGTCGCGAAAGAGCCGACTCTCGATGTCGGCGATGTGTACCATGCTCTCCGTTCCCTGGAGCTGACGCCCGCCGAGCGGCTCCGACGTGGCCTGAGCCGTGTTCGACCTCGTTCTCACCGACGCTGAACGCACACTGCTCGAGTCGCTCGACGCGCTCGGCGTGCGCTTCCTGGTGATCGGGATGGGCGCCGCGCTCATCGAGGGCGCTCCCGTCACCACGCAAGACATCGACCTGTGGATGGGCCCACTCGACGAAGGTCGCCTG is part of the Acidobacteriota bacterium genome and harbors:
- a CDS encoding SufE family protein, encoding MTSAEKLQDLQETLDMFADPSGRAELLIGFSDTFREVPTDVATRPFPKSHQVPQCESEAYVWADVSPAGTLQLHFAVENPSGVSARALAVILDSVYSGQPAEDILTLDADIVERVFRQNISMGKGLGLKSMVLAAQALTRDALKRRTS
- a CDS encoding sulfurtransferase; its protein translation is MSNTDKGYAHPEALVSTEWLAAHLTDPGVRVIESNEDPLVYPSGHIPGAVQIDWTTDLNDPLTRDYIDAGAFAALMARSGITPDTTVVLYGDRNNWWACYAFWVFQLFGHANARILDGGRLKWEKEGRTLTRAVPAHAPTAYPVPSARQDGAHRAFRDQVLRHSEAGGQLVDVRSPDEYTGAKLHMPEYPQEGAMRGGHIPGAKSVPWARAINPDDGTFRTAEELKAIYLGEKHLDPSKETIAYCRIGERSSHTWFTLKYLLGFDNIRNYDGSWTEWGNLVGVPVAKGPESA
- a CDS encoding ABC transporter permease; its protein translation is MSPVLAIALKDLRTFTRQRASLFFTFIWPVCVAVLFGVLFGGTRDTPRLPVAVVDQDNSAASAAFVDRLAARESFAAERATRDAALDAVRKGRRIAAIVLKPGFGDASSRMFHGVPPEIELITDPGRRAERGMLEGLLMQQGAERLQALFDDPSASRGSVQQARDQLRKAGPAAANPALDTFLDQLDTFLATSGAATPSAGTGNGQGWSPLRITFADIDRERQEPRNGYDVAFPQAMLWAIFGCVMAFGTTFVSERVRGTLVRLQVSPATRTQVLAGKSLAAMLAIVIVQCMLLALGVVGFGVRPVSWVLLVPALVCTAAAFVGIILLLASMSRSEHGIGGMGPAVMMPLFMAGGAMVPLIFMPPWLASVGYLSPVRWAILALEGAIWRGFTVLDMLLPCAILLLVAAVTFVIGIRRQDAD